TACAACAGTGTCACCCTGATACCAGCCTTAGTGTATCAGCCCAAATCTCGGGCAGAGCACGGTGGACTCGCCTGGCATGTGgctcctgttccctggatagcCTGCCTAGCCCTTTGAGCCTCCTCTGCTGACCCCACCTCTGGGAATGTGCTGCATCGCCTCACCCTTTGCCTCCAGTCACAGCCCAGATCCCTCCTGCAGTCTAATTCAGAGCCCATGGCATGGCCACCTCTCAGCTTCACCCACTAACCTGCCCCCCTCTCCTTAGTCCACTGCATGCAACAGAGAACTGGCTACCCCAGGACAGGGACTGACCCACCACGTCACGTGCTGCACCAAACACAGCTCAGCGTGGAAGGGCCAGACAGAtctccagccaactctcctggaccaAGACCGGCGGCTTGTGTTCAACTAAGGCAGATCTGCGGGGCCCCGAAGCGTGCCTGTGTGAGAAATGCTGCAAGGCGAGCTAGGCTGTCCACAACCTTGCTCACAGCCAGCGCTGACCGGGCATGTTTCATTGTTACTTTCAAACTGTTGAAAATTACTTGAAAGGTTCAGTCCTGGCCCTCGGCTcttagcagggtccacatgggagGAGGCACAGGGCAGAGGACAGGCTGTTTGCTTTGCCTTAGCTTGGCTTTCCACAGTGCCTGCCGAGCATTTGGGATTTCGCTTCCAAACCAAAATCAGATCTGGGAAATTTAGGTTGAGATTTTAAACCAACAGATGCCTAAAACTCAGCCCCTCCAGAGTTCGGCACCAAGACTTTTAGTGGGACTcctgctcctaaatcccttagaaTAATCTAACTCCCCAATACCAGGGCTGATTTTAGCCAGCCTTTCTGGATTACAGTCTATCATCTGCATTGTAGGGGTACCTGGGAGGCTCTTCAGAACCCAGGCTAACGGAGCAGATCAGTGCTCTGCACTCTTGAAAATCAGCTGTTAttcagggcccagatcctcacagatATTtcggtacctaactcccattgatgtcaatgggagttaggggcctaagGACCTCTGGGGATCTGGGCCCAGGCACCTCAGTAGGATTTGGGGCCCTAAGCTGTGGattgcccttttgaaaatcttggcccaagaTGACAACATTCTCAGTGTTTCCCTGCTTGGCTGTGCAGCCTTCATGTGCTCAGTGTGGGGATTTACTGGCGCTCATCTGCCTGGAAACAGCACTTCAGGCACCTCCTTGATGGGTGGAAGCTCACCACAAATCACCACAGCCAGGGCTGTACCAAACGGCTATCCTGGCAGGGAATCCTGCTGACAGAATCCCCAGGCCTCCTGCAGAAGCAGCACCCTGGGAAGCCCCAacagcaggctgcctgcctgtcccagACACTGAAACGGTGAGGCCCTAGTTAGACTCTGGTGATCCTATGGATTGTGAGAGCGTGTGCGCGGAGACATGGACTCCTCCTGGCTCCTCGGGGCTGACGGCTGGGCCGAGGTTAAAAAGGGCCTTTCAGCGCTGGCAGCAAGGCTGCAGGTTTCTCTGGCCATGTGCCCAGAGCTTTGTTGTTGGGTTCgtgagagaagcagcagcacgACCCAGGTGCCAACCCTGTGCCCTGGCCCATAGCACTGCATGCAGAGCGGCTCCCCGGGCACAGTCACTCCCATGGGCCAGCTGGCGATCCAGGGAGGATCTGTGGGCTTGGAAGCCAGATCTGCTATGGTGTCCACCCCGCCACCTCACAGCTCCGGCAAAGCAGGAAACAGCTTCCTCTGAGCCCCACAGTGCAAGCCCCACTGGCTGTCCTGTGCAAGGAGGTGCTGGCTGCTGGAGCCTCCTGTGCTCTGGATTGGCCCAGGCACGCTGCTTAAGAAAAAACACCTGGAGGCTGTCAGTGCAGCTGGGCAGATCCCTGGCTTGCTGCTGCTAACAGACCCTGCTGTGCACGCCTGGTCCCTTGCCTAGCTCCCGGttcctggcccagctctgctccgtgtccttggtccctgctccgcTCCTGCCCTCTCACCCAGTCTCAGCTCCACTGACCCTGCTTCAGCTGGCTCACTTGGCTCCAGCCTGGCACAACTCATCGACTTGAGTTCAACCTGCTCCTACAACATGGCACTAGCatgggctgctgctcctggcctggCCCCCCAGCCTGCACTTGGACCATGTCCCCTCCACGCCAGGCTCAGCTCGACCCACTCCCCACAGCTGGGGCCCTAACACCAGGGCCACATGGgatggccccagctccagcacaGCTAAAACATGCTGGGAGACACCCCCACCCTTCGTGTGGCCCCCACCACGGCCTGCAGCACATGATACCCCCAGCCCGGGCTGCTAACTCAGGACCCCGGCACTTTCTGGGGCTTCTTCCTCAGAGCTCTCATCCCCTTGTCTACCTTCAAAGCCTTGAACCACCACAGGTGCTCCCCGCTGGCCAGGAGGGACCCCTCTCCTCCATCAACAGCACCCCGGAGGGGGGAGCAGGTAGGAGCCTGGGCTGGTGATGGGAGCAGCCCCCCGCCATAGCCCAACCGAGCAGGTACTGCAGGGCAGGGCCACTGCCCCACCCAAGCCACCAGGCCACCACTTGGAAGTGGCAGTGTCCCAGCAAAGTGTTTGGGTGAGCTGAGTGCTGGGGACTCCATCCGGGGTGCACGGGGCTCTCCATGAGATCCAGTGTCACAGGCAGCCTCTGTCCCCTTTGCTGGCTGGCCATTTTATCGGtgaccccacaccccagccccacatcAAAGGCTCCTGCCAAGTAggaacctgcccccccccgcagcccttaCCTCACTGACTGGCTGCCCTTCCTGTTTATCACCCCAGGCTCCCACTCCTCCAGAGGAAATTCCTGCAAACAAGAATCAGAGGAGTGAGATGGCCAGGACGAGCTGCCCGCCCCTCCCACTGGTgctctccagccccccacccctcacatcCCAGGAGCAGGACAGGGGCTATTTTCCGCTCACAGTCCCAAAGACCAGGGCAGAGTCTCAGCAAGGAAACGCATCGTCCTGGCAGCCAGCTTAGCGCTCGCCACCCCCCACCGCCCTCCCGTAGAGCCACAAACCTGCTGAGCCTGTTTGCCCTCCCTCcgtggggctgggctgcagggctggttcCCAGCTGCTGCGGAGGGACTGCACTGGGGAAGGCTCCCTGGGCAGTAGAGCTTCAGGGCTCGCACTGGCTCACGCAGGCAGCTCCGGCCACCAAAGCGCAGCAGGCCAGGCAGGTCCTGTCAGAGCCCGACAGATATGGAGCTGGGCGGGGCATGAGAGGGAGAGCCGGGCAGGCACCAGGGCCTCAACCCAGCCCTCAGGACACCAGCCCCCTTGGGGTCTGAGGCCCTGCCAGGAAACgacaccccccacccatccctctTGTCTCCAGTCACCCCCAGCCAAGGGCCACCAACGtcctgccactgccagcagcCTGCACTGACAGGAGAGCGTGACGCCCCCAGGAAGGACGTGTGACACAGCAGGGCATAGCCACAAACAGGCCACTGGCAGGATGGTGCCAGCTGGCACGTGGATGGGTGGTTGGCAGGGGCGGGGGGTCAGACAAGGCAGATTCAGCCAAACAAAAATGTGTGGCAGAAACTCTCTGGGGTCCGGGATGGAATCTAGGAGAGGTCagaacagccagcagcctggCAGGTGAGGCACCCACCTGGGACATGGGAAACCCGGGTTCAAGTggctgctctgaatcaggcaccCTTGAACCGGGGTCCCCCCCGGTGAGCGTCCTGATGCCAGGCTGCAGCTCTCTCAGGCTCTGGTCTGCAGACAGCGCTGGGTTTAACAGAAATACAACCACAATGCTTCTTGTGCCGGAGTCTtgttctccagccagctctgccagCCAGCAATGCCAAGGTGCCCAGCGGCTACATGGGCTGCCATGCAGCCCTCTCCCATGCTCATGCCACCCCAATGGTATGGGGACacatggcagggtgggaggaggaagggctgaTGGGCACAGCGTCACCATTTGTGAGTAATCCCCTGGCTAACGCTCCCCGGCTGTGCCCCCAGGCCAGGAGAGACAAAGCTCCATCCTGCCCTGGCTCAGACCCACCGcttccctccctgggctcccgcTGCCCTGGCCCGCAGCTAGCAGTCTGCTGGCCAGGGGGGCACAGCCATGAGGATCCTGACTCCTCACCCTCCCCTCTCCACCAGTGTAGGAGCAGCACTTAGGGGTGCCAGAGGGACACCGGCTGCCTGCTCCAGGCTTGGCAGGGGCATGTGTGGCAGGGGGCAAGGGGGTCCCCATGGCACATTTCTGGAGAAGGTTGAGTTAAACACAAATGGCAGGGGATGCCAGTCGCTGTCCTGGCAGAGGTGGGCAGGTCACAGGCAAGGGGTACACAattcctcccacacacaccagGCATGTGCCAGACAGACCCCCTTCCCTAAGCTGGGGAACCACTGGGGATCAAATGCAGTCACGCAATACGCATTTTCCCCTGTCCCCTACTGCCTCCCAGgaactctgcccctgccctgctccaacaccccctgccccacagcttcaAACAGCCTGGGAGGGGACTGGTGCCTCCTGCTGTCAGTGGCTGGCATGGCGCAAAGGGCTCAGGGTGAGGCAGGGTGAAGGAGGCAGCAACTCCTAGCGTTTAAGCAGGGTtggctccccatccccagggacagacagacaaatcCCCCTGACAGCCTTCCCCTGCACCTCTCCACAAGCTGATACTCAGCCGGGCCAGGCTCAGCCACATGGCCCGCCCACCTGGCACCAGGGACCGCTTGCAGGGAGGATCTCTTACCGGCAAGAACGCCTTCCTCCCAGGCCAGGGCTCGCTCTCCTCCAGAGCCTTGTGgggaacagagcagcagcagtcagagcACCGtggcacccaggggtgggggtggcagcggTAGCCATGGTGGCTGGGCTGCATGTTCCTCTGCAGCAGTGTGGGGCACATGTCGCCGGAGCAGTAGAGGCAAGGCTCGCAACGCAGTGGGGCCGTCCCGGCACAGGCCCGGGCAAAGGGCCGCAGGTACTCGAACTCGGCATGCCGCGGGAGGCCGGCATAGCACACAGGCGGCTCCAGGCAGCACTCAGAGTAGGCGGGGAGATTCTGCCGCCCAGGCGACAGGGGTGGGTACGATTGGTCCACGGAACGGCGCCGCAGCTCCCGGCACTCAGCGCTCAGTGGCTGAAAGGCATGCGGCTCGGCTGCCTTCGGCCGGAAGCTGGGGGGCTTGCTGTGCCGGGCCGGGAGGCGCCCCACGCACCTGCTGGTCTCCTCAAAGAACTTCCTCCGGTCAGCAAAGGGCAGCAGGACAGCATCCTCCGCCAGACGCAGCGGGGAGGCAGGCGCCTCCGGCCCCTTGGCGTACGCCTCCCCAGGGCTCAGGGCCTGCTGAAGCTTGTGCTCTGGAGACCACCGCCACCGGCCcccagctgccggagccctgtgCTTCTCCCTgtcgggggcaggggggctggggcctttccgtgcagactggggggtgggggcactcCTGTCAGCTGGGCAGCCGGGGCTCCTGCCAAGTTCCCCAGCAGGCGCCACACCCGACGTGGGGCTCAGACACTTGGCTCTGGCTCGTGCCATGCCTGAGCTAGGCAGCCTGCCCTGTGGCAGGGCTGAGGAATTAGGAGGGCTCTCACACGGCTCGTCAGTCtcctccactggctcctccccgcACAGCAGAGCCACAGAGCCCTTGCTCTTCTGCAGCTGGGCCTTCCTCCTCTGGATCTCGTTGCGCAGGTTGGTGGCGAAGCGCTCGCTCCGGCGCCGAAGCTGGGCCGATCGCTGATGAGAAGGGCCCAATTTCCTGGCACATGGCCTGCTCTCCCCggactccttcccctcctccaccagtgCCTCGGAGCTGCATGTGGGGATCAGGCCAGCAGGCTGCGGAGGTGTGGCTGACTCACCGGGGGTGCTGCAGGATCTCTCCAGCTCTGGGTAACACCTGTACGGCCCCTGGCTGTGGCAGGAGTCCTGGGCCCAGCTGGGGGAGTGCTGGGCTTGTGTCGTGTGGTCGTCAGCCCGGTCTGTGCCCATGGCCGGATCCCCGCACAGCTGCTCTTTGGCATCCTCTGTCTGTCGGCCAGGGCATGGCTGCTCCAAGTGCAGCGGGTTCACAGTCCATTGGTGCCTGTCCTGCACCTGGGTatcccagcagctgctgcctgtgGCTACAGTCAGGGAGCGCAGCTGGGatgccagcagctgctcaggggcGCTGTGCCGGTGCCCCTTccgaggagatgggggagggtcACCGTTGGTGCCTGGCTCTCCTTCGTGGGCACCGTTGTCCTGGCACTGCCCACGAGCAGTTCCGTGGGGATGCTCTGTGCTCTCCCCTAACAGCTGCTCCATGTCCAGGTGGGAGCTCAGCATGTAGTACTGGTCGGCAGACAGGTGCTCCTTCGGATGGCCTCCAACCCCCTCGGGCTCCTTGTCTCGCAGGCACAGCGAGGTGTCCGAGGTCCACCTGCCCGGCAGGTGCAGGACATCGGCGGGCGCGGAGGCCCGGCGTCGCTCGGTGCCAGCCGGCTGGGGGTTGGAGGCCCGGAGGCTGTCCCTCCTgacggggggctggggaggggcgccTGATTTGGAGGAGCCTGACAGGTTGCTCTCGtgggggcacgaggagggcctGGCGTTGGGTGCCAGGTGCCCACACAGCTGGCAGGAGACATCTGCCCCCTCACTGCCTGTCTGCAGGTAGCGCCCCTCCTGGGCTCGGCTGGGGCCCAGGCCTTGGAGGATGGAGTCTGTGGAGGAGGTCTCCTCGGGGCGCAGGGACAGGGCATAGTCCGAGGCGTTGGAGCTGGCTGAGAAGGAGCTGTAGGCAGAGTCACGTTTGTTCTGGTACATGCTCTGGTCCACGGGCGAGAGGCTGCCCTCGTAGTAGGTCTGGCTGGGCGGGTCCAGGCTCTCCATGCTTCCAATGGAGCTGCTCTTCTCTGTGCTGCAATGGCGAGACAGCTGGGCCCACTGCAAGGACAGGTCACTGGAGAGAGACACAGCAAGTGTGAGCGGCACCGGGCAAACATCCTCCCCCCCAGCGCCATGGGCAGAGGAAACCCGGCCTGTGCCGCATGGTGCCATTCACAGGCCAGGTATAGACCAGATGCCCCTTGGCCCAATGCACCCCTCAAACACCCCAGCTCTGCAAGCTCACACAACACTGGCAAGCTCCTGGGCAGCTCCCCTGCCACGGTCAGGAAGGAGTCGCTCCCCTGTGGGCACTGCACAGGGGGcccaggggggagtggggcaagAAGCTGGTGCAACAAGGGGTGGggcctcctgcctgcccccactggggATGGTTGGTTCCAgccttgccctggccccaccGTGGGCAGGGGCTGCCTGCATCAGGTATCTCCCTGTTCGGTGGATTAAgtggtgggcagagccaggtgATGCTCCCGGAAGCATCTGCATCTGCCCATCCCAGCTCCGCTCGTCTCACTGCCCTTCACCCAGCCCCAGGATGCTAGTTCCTATTCCGAGGCGACAGGGGTCGCAGCCAGAATTACTGCACATAagtgagggcaggatttggcctgcagggggaggggaggggatccaCTGGGCCCGCAGCATGCTCTCGCCTGTCCTCTGAGACTGTGGGCAGTGTGGCATTCGCAGCCCCCCACTTAGCCAAGACAGCTGGGATTTGTGAGCTCCGTGCTCgcaatgcagccagctctggccCGCCACCCTTCCTGCTCAGGAATCGGAGCTCAGCAGAACAAACCAGAGCTGGAAAAAGGGGGGAACCATCCCCAGGGAAGACAGGGAGACAGCCACGGAACAGGGCAGTTCCTCCTGTCAGAACGGGCCTAGGGGGCCCTGTGGCAGTGCCAAAGGGCCCCAGTGGGAGGCggggcagcagccagccaggccAGCAGGGGAAGAACGTGCTGAGCTTGGAGACAACCCAGACCAAGGTGGAAAATTCCAGGGTGAGACATGCACTCATGCTGGGATAAAGCGTGCTCTGGAGAGCTGGCTAATGGCGTGTCACAGGGGCCATGTGGCCCTCTGGTCCGAGCCCTCTGTGTCGCAGCAGGACAAGGATGTTTTCCCCACAGCCCAGGCACAGAGAACACTAAGGCAGAGCTCAGCCAGGGAACTGAAGGGCTAAAGACACGGTGACAAACGGGTTGCATTACCCCGAGGGCCAGGGTGACAGCAAAGCTCACATCTAAGGGACCtgctcctgggcagctctggggagCATGGCtggccttaactctgccctctgcaATCCTCCAGGGAAGAGAAATGAGTCCAGGCTCAAAATCAGCCTCAGCTAACCCGGTGCCACCTATGCCTGGCTGGCAACCAAGCGGCCATTGCTGGGCCCCGGCCCAGCACCGGAGGCCCAGAGGCAGCCCAAGGCAGGGGCTCCAGAGGTGGGGAGCAGCTAGCTTGGGTCTGGATTGCTCCAGCAAGGGGGCATTTTAGAGccaggcacctgccagggctcctcCACCCAGAGGGCtctcaggtgcccagggcagcgaGTCCAGGCAGGCAGAGCCAGTGGCACACACTGGGCTACACCCCAGCTGCTGTGGGACTCACCTGGAGTCACATCCTGAGTGCCAAGACAAGCTGAAGGCGTCGGAGGGACAGTGCATGGTGGCAGCCTCGGTCCGGACCTCTGAGAGTTTGGCCAGGTGCCAGGAGTGGGGCCTGATGACGGGCACGTTCCTCCTGCcaagagcagcacagagccaagAATGGAGAGGAAACCGGGCTGAGGCATTGGGCTGAGCTCACTTCCTGGAGAACTTCCTGTCCCGTCCTCCACAGAGAGGCTTCCTTAGCAGAATGGACGGGACATCCCGGAGGAGTTCCCCATTAGCTTACTGGGGTCTTTGGGGGCGTCCTCTCTCACCCTGTgtctgcccagcccagaggatGGCATCCCACGCTCCCCATCCTGGGGGAGCTCCCGTCCCTCTGAGCgaagggctgggagctgctggcacgcgggggtggggagtgggtgcCTTCCACCAGGCGGACAAAGCCATCGAGGGCACGGAAGCCCTTTCTCCAGGCTGCCCCTCATGGCTCTCCCCACTCCTGCCTCTCTGCCAGCAGGGCCAGGGATCTGCTCCCCACCAACTGAAACAATGgggggacccctccccccacaacattccaagaggcagaggaggagcCAGCGCTATTGGGATAAatgccccccccaccctttgGGTGATGAGAATTTCAGTCCCCATTCTCCCCACGCACTGCACCTTCCCTTTCCAGCACAGTACCCCAAAGCCTGGGATATcctcaagccccagctcctggagtcatgggattatgCTCGGCCCTCAGTGTGAGATTTTGAAAAACCAGGTTTTAGCCCTGGTGGCTGGGAAGAAGAGCTGGCGAAGGGGCTCCACCAGGCTCAGACGCCAGGAGACGGAGGAACCAGCTTCGGGTCTAACACCTAaattttaagccagtctcatgatttctgCGGGCTGGACTCATACTGGCTGAGTGCTGGGGATTATCcaggcagccccacccccaccctctatgGGCATTGCTCCAATAGGTAGGACAACTTGGAAAGTCGGGCTCATACCAGGAAGCCAGGGCAGGGCCCTAAATAAAGATCCCAGCCACCTCCACAGAGCACTAGCCCAGGCCTGGCTCTGGATGGCAGGGGGCAGAAGTCAGGCAAATCCCCCCAGTAATTCACAGCCTTGGGTGATCCCATGGGGAGACTGGGAGCCCTCTGACTGCCACTGGGCTACCAGGGTAGGTAGCCAAACTGCCACCCACAGGAGCACCCAGAC
Above is a window of Natator depressus isolate rNatDep1 chromosome 9, rNatDep2.hap1, whole genome shotgun sequence DNA encoding:
- the SHROOM4 gene encoding protein Shroom4 isoform X2, whose amino-acid sequence is MHCPSDAFSLSWHSGCDSSDLSLQWAQLSRHCSTEKSSSIGSMESLDPPSQTYYEGSLSPVDQSMYQNKRDSAYSSFSASSNASDYALSLRPEETSSTDSILQGLGPSRAQEGRYLQTGSEGADVSCQLCGHLAPNARPSSCPHESNLSGSSKSGAPPQPPVRRDSLRASNPQPAGTERRRASAPADVLHLPGRWTSDTSLCLRDKEPEGVGGHPKEHLSADQYYMLSSHLDMEQLLGESTEHPHGTARGQCQDNGAHEGEPGTNGDPPPSPRKGHRHSAPEQLLASQLRSLTVATGSSCWDTQVQDRHQWTVNPLHLEQPCPGRQTEDAKEQLCGDPAMGTDRADDHTTQAQHSPSWAQDSCHSQGPYRCYPELERSCSTPGESATPPQPAGLIPTCSSEALVEEGKESGESRPCARKLGPSHQRSAQLRRRSERFATNLRNEIQRRKAQLQKSKGSVALLCGEEPVEETDEPCESPPNSSALPQGRLPSSGMARARAKCLSPTSGVAPAGELGRSPGCPADRSAPTPQSARKGPSPPAPDREKHRAPAAGGRWRWSPEHKLQQALSPGEAYAKGPEAPASPLRLAEDAVLLPFADRRKFFEETSRCVGRLPARHSKPPSFRPKAAEPHAFQPLSAECRELRRRSVDQSYPPLSPGRQNLPAYSECCLEPPVCYAGLPRHAEFEYLRPFARACAGTAPLRCEPCLYCSGDMCPTLLQRNMQPSHHGYRCHPHPWVPRCSDCCCSVPHKALEESEPWPGRKAFLPEFPLEEWEPGVINRKGSQSVSELAHYEIGFQREGPFRPCLESSKQTWPPCYRAASSLDLSWDCERRAPESPSELLHRPLRGRAFSESHLNMEPPSAQGQERRDAPLAKLDETCPMTPCPARKKGPPPPRPPPPNWEKYRTRRASHQHLYPLEPAGPGSALLAVPLEQPHHQGGGSMETARQRSQSLPLDKLPGDSAKPMAVSQPRMPGTLPQESLDTGHLPEQGSSHYYCHVSPREPLALDMGTRDAPRPDGPSEEVVKETPRWDMGRSVKDEQYQVISWGQERPRPSPPCLAPEEVESAQESAEVESCRLGRQPPCRMTSEELMRDVAGRDRSLAGVLSPASGMVTAAEVMGELFSAGDRRSWKDHYQQDWRLEKQSEAEAQEREEFQPISPSLGGTVSPTSYSAYYNTSAGKAELLNKMKELPEVAEGTSEEEVDHELAQKKAQLIESISRKLAVLQEAQRGLQEDINANTALGEEVECQVKGVCKPNEFEKFRLFIGDLDKVVNLLLSLSGRLARVENALNSLDHEATEDEKLALLEKKRQLTEQLEDAKELKEHVDRRERAVFGTISRSLPAEQLQDYQHFVKMKSALIIEQRELEEKIKLGEEQLRCLRESLLLGPRDY
- the SHROOM4 gene encoding protein Shroom4 isoform X1; the protein is MEPPEERTESRLVSFQYVHVQLQGGAPWGFTLKGGLEHGEPLIVSKVEDGGKAALSRKMRPGDELVNINGTPLYGSRQEALVLIKGSYRTLKMIVRRRNVPVIRPHSWHLAKLSEVRTEAATMHCPSDAFSLSWHSGCDSSDLSLQWAQLSRHCSTEKSSSIGSMESLDPPSQTYYEGSLSPVDQSMYQNKRDSAYSSFSASSNASDYALSLRPEETSSTDSILQGLGPSRAQEGRYLQTGSEGADVSCQLCGHLAPNARPSSCPHESNLSGSSKSGAPPQPPVRRDSLRASNPQPAGTERRRASAPADVLHLPGRWTSDTSLCLRDKEPEGVGGHPKEHLSADQYYMLSSHLDMEQLLGESTEHPHGTARGQCQDNGAHEGEPGTNGDPPPSPRKGHRHSAPEQLLASQLRSLTVATGSSCWDTQVQDRHQWTVNPLHLEQPCPGRQTEDAKEQLCGDPAMGTDRADDHTTQAQHSPSWAQDSCHSQGPYRCYPELERSCSTPGESATPPQPAGLIPTCSSEALVEEGKESGESRPCARKLGPSHQRSAQLRRRSERFATNLRNEIQRRKAQLQKSKGSVALLCGEEPVEETDEPCESPPNSSALPQGRLPSSGMARARAKCLSPTSGVAPAGELGRSPGCPADRSAPTPQSARKGPSPPAPDREKHRAPAAGGRWRWSPEHKLQQALSPGEAYAKGPEAPASPLRLAEDAVLLPFADRRKFFEETSRCVGRLPARHSKPPSFRPKAAEPHAFQPLSAECRELRRRSVDQSYPPLSPGRQNLPAYSECCLEPPVCYAGLPRHAEFEYLRPFARACAGTAPLRCEPCLYCSGDMCPTLLQRNMQPSHHGYRCHPHPWVPRCSDCCCSVPHKALEESEPWPGRKAFLPEFPLEEWEPGVINRKGSQSVSELAHYEIGFQREGPFRPCLESSKQTWPPCYRAASSLDLSWDCERRAPESPSELLHRPLRGRAFSESHLNMEPPSAQGQERRDAPLAKLDETCPMTPCPARKKGPPPPRPPPPNWEKYRTRRASHQHLYPLEPAGPGSALLAVPLEQPHHQGGGSMETARQRSQSLPLDKLPGDSAKPMAVSQPRMPGTLPQESLDTGHLPEQGSSHYYCHVSPREPLALDMGTRDAPRPDGPSEEVVKETPRWDMGRSVKDEQYQVISWGQERPRPSPPCLAPEEVESAQESAEVESCRLGRQPPCRMTSEELMRDVAGRDRSLAGVLSPASGMVTAAEVMGELFSAGDRRSWKDHYQQDWRLEKQSEAEAQEREEFQPISPSLGGTVSPTSYSAYYNTSAGKAELLNKMKELPEVAEGTSEEEVDHELAQKKAQLIESISRKLAVLQEAQRGLQEDINANTALGEEVECQVKGVCKPNEFEKFRLFIGDLDKVVNLLLSLSGRLARVENALNSLDHEATEDEKLALLEKKRQLTEQLEDAKELKEHVDRRERAVFGTISRSLPAEQLQDYQHFVKMKSALIIEQRELEEKIKLGEEQLRCLRESLLLGPRDY